In Capsicum annuum cultivar UCD-10X-F1 chromosome 8, UCD10Xv1.1, whole genome shotgun sequence, the genomic window ATGTCAAGCTTCCTATTGGTTTGCATGACTTGATAATGATGGTGAACAAACAATTATATTCCACATGTTATACTGATGGTAAGGAAGAAGAAGGTTATTTCAAGATCTCAAATTTGCTTACCTTTTATCCATCAAGCAATGTTGCAAAGCTTCTCTGTTACTAGGGTAAATGTGTTTGCTCCCTGAAGCTTTGAGCATTTTAGTACATTCACCTAGAGTTTCTGCCATGTACATGCTATTGTGTCCTTATTTTTTGgtaataaaatcatgatctttGAATAGAATTTCAATACAGTAGTATGTGTTAGTTTCTCTCAACCTTGCTTAATGTTAGTTGATATTTTTTCTCTGTCTTGTGAAGGTGCCTTTCACACTTTCAAGAAGTTGGGCATTGGATTTCTAGATATTGGGGATTATCTTGGTATTTTTTGAAACTATTGTTCCGTTTGTTCTGTTGCTGGTTGCTTGTGTTTCTACCTCTTACCGCTCTTATTTCTTTCTCTCTTCATTTGTTAGCAATTGGAGCCATATTTGCTGCCACAGATTCCGTCTGCACATTGCAGGTACTGAAGTTGTGACCTCGTCATATGGCCGATGCTAGCAACCCAATGTAATGCCCTAAAGTACAAGTTTTTGCTGCTGCAGGTCCTACATCAGGATGAGACACCCCTCCTTTACAGTCTTGTATTTGGAGAAGGTGTTGTAAATGATGCTACATCAGTGGTGCTTTTCAATGCTATTCAAAACTTTGATCTTTCGAGCGTGAATCCCAGTATAGCCCTCAGTTTTCTTGGGAACTTCTTGTATCTGTTCCTTGCTAGCACTTTTCTGGGAGCAGCGGTAAGCTTCACTCTCTCTGTGTGCCTTTGGGGGAAATGATGTGTCCATGATGCCTCGTTTGTTAAATCTTTGATATTGACATCTAGTTTGGTTTTCCCCCTCCAGCTGATATCGTTTTTTCTTTACTGCAGACTGGTCTTCTTAGTGCCTACGTTATTAAGAAGCTGTATTTTGGCAGGTAATGCCTCAATTAAGGAGTTTGTGGTAGCAAAATTTCTGGTTTTCCTTGCTGCAGTGATGTATGTTACTGATATGCTTTGATTACACTAAATTCAGTCCTGAAATCGTGAAGTTGCCTGAACTTTGCAAAAACTTTTGTTTTTGGTAACTAATAAATGGGGTCTTCTTGCAAGCTTGACTCTGCAGATATGACACCTTTTCTTAGGATGTCGCTTGACTCTATATCAGTACTTAAATCTTCTGCTATAGTTGATAGGTTATACCTACTTTATATAGTAGAGTTCTACAATCTCAGTCATTAGAAATGTATTTTCCTGATTGTTGTGCAGTAGTTAGATGTGAGATTTCTGGCCTCATTTGCAGATACATCTTTTGTAGCTTATAGCAAACTAATTGGAACTTTCGTCCATTTGAGGTTGTGTTTCTGAAGAAGCTGAGAGAGCCAGGACATTTTTTTAATGAAACTGTAAACATGGTTCATGTAAAAACTTGTAATGTTTCATTACAGACTCTTATTTAGTGAAACTTTGCCTAGTTCCTCTCAAATTTGTCGGAAAAACTTCTTGATCCATTATTAATTACTTCCCTACCTTTTCTTAttgcaataataataatgacaagtTACTTTACCGTCTCCAGGCACTCCACAGATCGCGAGGTTGCCCTTATGATGCTCATGGCTTACTTATCATACATGTTGGCTGAAGTAAGACCTTCGCTTTAGCACATTGGCAAGTTTTTAGTATACACTTTTCTGATGCTAGTAACATAATTGTTCATCCTTTGCAGCTATTCTATTTGAGTGGGATTCTCACTGTATTTTTCTGTGGTATTGTAATGTCTCATTACACTTGGCACAATGTGACCGAGAGTTCGAGGGTCACTACAAGGTacaatttcctacaattttgcCATGAGGTTTTCCAATTTATTCTGCCTGGTCACTCGagatttgtgatttttttgttaaatttttttattttttttttatctgcAATCGGTAAccttttatttgggtcattattgccAAAGCCTTACAATAATTAAAAGTAATAACTGATCTGATTAGTTTTGACAAATAGACAAGCTCACTTATGTAGCTTATccaaataatcatttatataaaTGATCACGTGTCAGCTATTACTTGTCGTGAGGAAGTGACATTTATGTCCACATATTTCGTCTAAATGTCATTGTGTTATGTTTCTGAAGGCACGCGTTTGCAACTTTGTCCTTTCTTGCTGAGACTTTCCTCTTCCTCTATGTCGGTATGGATGCGTTGGATATCGAGAAGTGGAAATTTGTTAGTGACAggtattgctttttttttttttttgaaagggtTGTCGATGATATTTGGAGGGAGGACTTTATGTGCAATGTACGAGAGATATTAGTATCATCTCTCACATGGTTAAGCTTCCTCCCATTTGACTTGTTGTCATACTGTCAATAGTCTTTATCAGGTGGTTCTTTTATTTCTTGCAGTCCTGGATTATCAGTTGCCGTGAGTTCGATACTGATGGGACTAATCTTGCTGTCAAGAGCTCTCTTTATTTTGCCATTATCATTGTTATCCAACGTAATGAAGAAAAACTCGgaggaaaaaaatattacctttagGGAGCAAGTGAGTAGTGGCTTGATGAAATTCTCTCTTAATGTCCATCTGATATGGATATCAGTACTAACTTTGTTTTGTAGGTGATAATATGGTGGGCGGGTTTGATGAGAGGTGCAGTGTCCATGGCACTGGCATATAATAAGGTAAAAGTGCTAATCATATACAAGGCTCATTATGCTGACTCTTTTTGGGAATAACAGCCCTGATATGCACACTTCATGTTACTTATTTTCACATCCTTGTATTTTTCAATGTCATTAATTATTTGGTCATGCAGTTCACTCGATCGGGACACACTCAATTGCAAGACAATGCAATAATGATTACCAGCACCATAACCATTGTTCTTTTCAGCACAGTGGTATATACCTCCTGCCTCTGCCTTGATATTCTTTGTTGGTTGACCCTTGTTCGTACATCATTATCCAACTATCCATTCATGCGTGAAATCCAGaatggtaaattatttttttcttttcaggtATTCGGTTTACTGACAAAACCTCTTATAAGTCTCCTGCTGCCACCACACAGGCAGTCGAGTACAGTGTCATCAGATGCAAATACTCCAAAAGCCCCGCTCCTAGGCAGTCGAGAGGACTCTGAAGTCGATTTAAATGGTCAGGATCTTCCTCACCCACCCAGTTTGAGGATGCTGCTTACCGCACCTAGTCATAAAGTGCATCGTTACTGGCGCAAGTTTGACGATTCATTCATGCGCCCCATGTTTGGTGGTCGGGGGTTTGCTCCTCCTGCCCCTAGTTCTCCAACGGATGAGGGTGCATGATGATGCGCACGAGAGAAATGAGATTGACGTAGGAAAAAAATGGGCCAAGGGACTTCCTGCGGATCCTTAAAAATTGTGCCGACAGCATTATGAGCTTCAGCCAGGTCCTACATATTTGGTACTGCACTCACTTATTGCTTTAACAAACTCTGTAACTGATTAAATGTTCATAAATTCAAAGATACCCAGCAAAATCCTGGAGCTCATAGTAAGTGTGTGTAAGTTAATCCTGAAAATGCAGTCCCAGGTGGCGATATCTTTATTCAAGCCCATTGTAAATTTTGGCTGCTAAAATCTTGCCATCTTCTCTTTTGCTTGGTGTTGTTTCCTGGTGGCATTATATGTCCCATTTGTGTATGAACTTGAGGAAGAAATAATTGTGAGATAGCAGTAGCGAAATCTATTTATGAATTTGAGGAGGTAGTTTTCCCCAAAATCATTTTGATTTCCCCAATTTCAACATGAGATTAAGATTTTCGCTCTTTCAGATGATTTTTCACAGAGACGGGTACGGATATGTTGGGATATCGCTGTGTATGGTTACTAAATTATGAAATTTCTCAAGGCATTTTAgtgtatatatttgttttaaaattaCAATTGGGTAAATAACGTTTACAAAACATAAACTGTATTTCTTAAGGAAAAAGAATAATCAAGTTTATTATGTTACATATCTTTCTCACGAATAAGTTCGTTCATTTATTTAGTTCTACATTCTTTGCACTTATTCGTTGGTCCCGAGAGACGGAGGAGGCTAGGTTAGCCGAAAACCTTAAGTCCCATTTTGATATGAAACGACTGTTCAAATCCTCATCATCACACGCTCTTATGATCTTGGTTTTCTTGAGCACAGTTGCACCATTCGTTTGGTTTTCTCTGAGGCTAGGAAGTTACGCCCTTCCCAATTTATAAAAAGCTCTTTTCTAGATTTTCTTAAATAACGGAAGGTTATGCCCTTCCACAGATATGCCTGCACATTCAGAGAAAAAACTTGCTCTTTTGGAGAAGAAATGATCCTTCAAGGGGCACAatatgacccccccccccccccaattcaTTTGTGTAAAGGGAAAATGAAAGGGATCTTCCCCGCCTTACGTCGTGAAAACAAATCAATAATCCGCAGTACGCGCTTGGAGAAAAAGTGAGTACATTACAGTTCGAATGGTTACTTTTCTATCGTATCTCTTCACAAATTATATTCACCATGGAGCGAATTTGCACTCTAATTACTGCGAGTGCGAACACACCCGCCTTATATTACATGAaggaaaaagaaagtgaaaaactCCTTTTTGTTCTTTGGTATTCACACTAATCTTCTGAAAACCTCTTCCATACCCGCCACTACAATCACATGCACAACCAAATTTttaatatgaaatgaaatataaaaagcACCCTCACAAAATCGTCAATAGAATCAACACTTCCAGCAAAAGACCACTCCAACTCTTCTCCCTGATGGGAATTGCAGGCTGAAGTGGTAGATGGAGACTATTACACTTTATTCCATCTAAAAACAGCATTTACAACACTTGATATACTCTATTAGTCGATCCAACAACATATCTGGTCCTCAGGCATTATGAAGGAAAAACTGTCTATCACGATATAGACATAACAACCTTTCAGTCATAGAAGCGTACTAAATGCTTCGATCAGTAATGCAAAAGGTAACCGAACACCATACTAATAAAGGCTACAGTAACCACGTACAAGAGAGGAAATCCAGCCCGGACTTTTCTGCCGCCTTTCTTACTTGTCAACATGACCTGCAGAGCACATCATCACAAAAAGAACGTGAATTGATGAGGGACACTTGTTATTGAGCACAAGGTCATGTCATAGGTTCGTAGTGACTGAAAGACCTTTTTTTATCAGGAAAAATTTAGGGTGAGAAACTGAAACACAATTTCTCCCACCCTCCCTTTCAAGGGTGCACATTTTGTAGGACTTAAATGGATCCAACCAATCTAGGCAAGAAAACAATTTGCATGAGGTAAAGCTAGACTAAAATGGACTCTGAACAGACGCAACATTCTGGCTATCATTAACCCAATAGAGATTTAGTAAAGATAGCATCCCAACTTTTGAGGACTTCAATTGATGCCGTGatcttatatttataatattaaaaaaatcttttttaaaccATATAGGAATAAACGAAAATACCAATTCTCTTTGTAAGCCATCTCTTTCTTGAGCAGTAAATTTCCTATCCTCCGTTAGCTTTGAGATGGTGTCTTTGGCCTGCAAGAGGGTaaaagaaaagagtgagaaaCAACATTTATCCAAAACAATTACGGGCACTAAATCTAATAGATTCATGTTTGAACAAAAGCTTCCATCAGCGGGAAGGAGATCTCGAACTCTATGAAGTGCTCAATGTAAGAAACATCAAAATTGATTTGGTTTCCACTTTCTATTCTTTTGGCATTGAGTTCATCAAAAATGACGAGACAAGTCGGCAAACTGCAATACAAACCAGACTCCTCCCAATTTTCATCAAGTTATCAACCTCACCAATAGATGCCAAAACTGGTATAAACGAAAATCCAGTGATAAATATGAGGCACACTTAAATAAGAGAAACTCATCTTGCCTGAATCCCAGCATTGTTTAAAATTCCAGAAGTTCGATCATTTACTCTGAACCTTATCACGTACAGGACATCAAGAAGAAAGCGTTTCgacataaaaaaaaagaaaaaatttcgaCAAAGATTCTGCTAGGAAGACTAACAAGGATTGATTAAATATTGCCAAATCAAATGCACTGACGTTGAACAAACTCGGCTTACAGAATTTAAATCCAGGTGGGAAGATGCTCGTCCAATGATGATAATTTGTAATCCACTTTAATCTGTTATCACAATTATACTTTTAACTAGCTTAGGACTCAAATCCTAACAGATGTataatgcttttttttttttaataacccaGTTGATAGTGCTTAAGAGCTCTTTTTCTAAAATCACCCAGAGAGACAATTCTGAACAGAGGCCATTAGTCGATTATACTTGACTGCTAATCTAATGGCCAGGTCTGATAATTCCCAGCTGCTAAACTGCTAAAGAACATATTTGAAACAGAGGAAAACCTCACTAAGAGATGTAATGTCTGAGGTGCCTTGTTATACATAGCAAATAGCTCGAAAGCAAATTGAAACCCAGGTATATTGTCATTAGTTACTTGGTCAGCTTATAGACTCGTGATAGAAAGGGACTGACTCCTCAAACAATGCCCAAGATGAGTTTCTGTTTTTTGGCACAAGTTGATTCCACTGGTCCACTCTCGCTGTATGGAATGAAGTTCTGGGCCATTGGGGTCCTATAGAAAGTGATGAAAATCGAGAAAAAACTAGACGCTACTAGGGAACTGTTTCAAAGTATAGTGTAAAGTTAACTGCTATATATTTTATGCAGATCACAAGGAATTAGACTATATCCTGAGATGAAGAAGAAACCTGGCACAATACAGCACTTAGTTTGATGTTCTACAGGCCATTAAAGGAAAAGCAGATTCCTGGTACTGAACTTTTTGAAATTGTGAGCTGGCGATTTGTTGGAAGTGACCCGACATACTTTGTACAACCCTTGCATCCCTGGCTTGATTGATGGAAGGATTTCTACATGGGTTAGTTTTACCCCCCTTGATTGCACAAAATTCGTTCTTAACATCAAGAACAAGTGGCTCCTTTTCAAGAGGTAAAAGAATATTTACTTCAAAATAAAACCAGGCAACTCCTCAGAACAACTAGATCCAGGTAAAAAACTATAAACCACAAAGGACACCGACTACATATGGTGTTTGCAACAGAACAAAAGTTGTTCCTGACTCAATTAGAAAGGGAAGGTAAAAAATTCTAACCTCACTTAGTTTTCGTTCAAGTTCACTTATTTTAGACTTCATGCTTGCAACATCCTTGACTAATTCCATCTCTTCATCATGCTTCCTCGTCTCCAATTGCACATGCTTTCCTTCCATTTGCATGTTGGTGTTTTCCTTTCTAAACTCCTTCATACTTTCATCCAGCTGGAGAAGTGTATTAACAGACGATAAAATATATCACCAAACAGATATCAATGTACATAATATAGAGGAGGAAAACACCAGAAACTTAATCAGTATCAACTTATCAAGCAACTGTTGGAATAATTGGGAGTTCAATTAGTTATATGTTAGTATGTTCTAGATTTTTTTTCTGCATGTTTAGGTTAATAGTATAGAATATCTTCATAGTTCTCTCATAATTAGGAACAtgaagattttaaatatatatatatatacatatttgataactTTCCTCACTTTATGCAGTATAAACTTGATTCGAACTCCCATGAAAGTAGCCTTTGAACATATAATGCAAGACAAATTCCCTCTTTTTATTTTCCATATCTTTCAGATGGTTCAGTGCCTCTACAATCATGGAACTTGGCCTTATTTTTACAACCAAACCTCATTAATCAACGGCTTGTTTATTTCATTTACACCAGTCTAAATTCTGGTTTAGAAGAATAACTTACTTCTTTCTGTGGATTTTGATTAAGGGGGTTTACTTGATCTCCAGTCAACGATTCTTCGTAACTTCCACTGTGTCTATGTACTCCATTGACATCTCCCTTGCTATGTACTCCATTGACATCTCCCTTGCTATGTACTCCATTGACATCTCCCTGGAAGAATTACTATTATTTAGCTTGTTGGCATTACCATATCAAACCACGCGGTCAACAAATTCTGGTTAATGAAGAATAATACTTACTTCTTGCTGTGAACTGCTATATTCACTACTATGTACTTGATCTTTTCGTGGTGAATCTTTGTAACTTGGAAGATCACTGTACGCAACATTGATTGGTGATAGAACAGGCGAACCAGGTGGACTGACAAGGATCACTctcatcttattttcttgaacATATTTGCCATCATCTTTCGAAAACTACAGTTAAAGCAATCAGAAATTATGTCAGAGGAGTGACCTTAGAGAAATCATATAATCCACTGAGAATGTACCACGGCTGATGTAATATCCTCCTCAGCAGTCTCCTCTGCCACGACTGTGCATTGAACTAAGAACTTATCCTTGCATGCCATATCAGGAGGAGGCGCCTTTTGTGCCTGCATGGTCACTGCATAAACAAACGTTAAACACCGTATATATTGCCTATGGATAAATTGATCATTATTGCTAACAGAAACAGTATATTCAGTCAGAGGATTATTTGTGATAAAATTTTCTCCACCAGGGAGAATGGATGGGTAAAAATATTCGTAGTTTATATTGTATATCATCTTTAAACGGGAAAAAAAATCCTGCACAGCACAACAGCCTGTACTAAAGACGAACTATTGAAGCAGGTAAAAGAGGGTTACAGGTTGAATTGAAATTAAACAGAGAGCTTACTCATTCCAGATATTATGAGTTGCTCACACATCATTAAATTAACAAACAACATGAGACCCAAGAATAAGGCAATGTCCCAAAATACTAGCATTACATAACTCATACTGTAATTGGAAGTATTAAAACAAGAAACTGAATAGCGTCTCAAAGACCTACAATCACTCAAAAATCCATGCAAGAGCAAGGAAGTGACAACACCTGGGAGCTCCAAGCAAGGAGAGAGAAGTCCATGCTTCTTTGAACTAAAGAAGCATATTTTTAAATCAGTAGAAAAGAAATATAAATCTGGCTTGTAACATCAGATTACAATTAACCATACTCATTATGCTATCCGATATATGACCCTTGAAAACATTAATCCCAACAACTCAAACTAAATTTCATCAAATGTTAGTTCAACAACGCCATGAAAGATAACTTCAAAAAGCTACCTTCACTTTTCAATTAATTAGACATCACAAACAATTTGCAACTTAATTACACATATAAATGATTAGCAACAATAATACTGATAAATAACATTAATGGCGAAGAGCCATTGTATTATTCTCCTATAGGTCAGCTAGAAACTAAGAAGTAGAGCATATAAGATGAAATAAAGAACAgacaagaaaaggagaaaaaaacatTAGGAGCAAGAGAGTAGAAGAGAGAGCCaaagaaaaaatccaaaatcGTAATGTATAAAAAATAACTTGAACAAAGAACCAGAAAAAGAAGTATGAATCACATGGAAAAGGAAAAAGCTAAAAAGAAGCAAATCCCGAAATCcacagaaaatagaagaaaagcaGCAGCAAAGGGAACAAGAATAAAGAGAACCGAAGCATATCTAGAGAAGAATTCTAACTCCAATAACCTAGTTATAAGAATTCTGACTCCGATAACCTAGTTATAtcctattttattcttctttttttcatctgTTAACGTCAAATTCAAATAAGCAACGGCTTCTGGCTCAATTTGCCTTgcattaattaaataaaataagtgTGTCAAGTTTGCTGGGTTTTTTGAGGAACTCGACTTAGCCTTGGTAACACTGAATGCTACCTAAGCAATGCAAAACATCAAGCTTCACAATACTTCCTAATTCAGCG contains:
- the LOC107839486 gene encoding vesicle-associated protein 2-2 isoform X2 — encoded protein: MYSELVEIAPRELKFIFEPKKQSSCTIRLINKSQNHVAFKVKTTSPKKYCVRPNTGIIKPRESCDFTVTMQAQKAPPPDMACKDKFLVQCTVVAEETAEEDITSAVFSKDDGKYVQENKMRVILVSPPGSPVLSPINVAYSDLPSYKDSPRKDQVHSSEYSSSQQEGDVNGVHSKGDVNGVHRHSGSYEESLTGDQVNPLNQNPQKELDESMKEFRKENTNMQMEGKHVQLETRKHDEEMELVKDVASMKSKISELERKLSEAKDTISKLTEDRKFTAQERDGLQRELVMLTSKKGGRKVRAGFPLLYVVTVAFISMVFGYLLHY
- the LOC107839486 gene encoding vesicle-associated protein 2-2 isoform X1; the protein is MYSELVEIAPRELKFIFEPKKQSSCTIRLINKSQNHVAFKVKTTSPKKYCVRPNTGIIKPRESCDFTVTMQAQKAPPPDMACKDKFLVQCTVVAEETAEEDITSAVFSKDDGKYVQENKMRVILVSPPGSPVLSPINVAYSDLPSYKDSPRKDQVHSSEYSSSQQEGDVNGVHSKGDVNGVHSKGDVNGVHRHSGSYEESLTGDQVNPLNQNPQKELDESMKEFRKENTNMQMEGKHVQLETRKHDEEMELVKDVASMKSKISELERKLSEAKDTISKLTEDRKFTAQERDGLQRELVMLTSKKGGRKVRAGFPLLYVVTVAFISMVFGYLLHY
- the LOC107879301 gene encoding sodium/hydrogen exchanger 2 — protein: MAYGLASLLPKLGSLGTSDHTSVVSINLFVALLCACIVIGHLLEENRWINESITALIIGLVVGVVILLVSGGKSSHLLVFSEDLFFIYLLPPIIFNAGFQVKKKQFFVNFITIMMFGAIGTLVSCAIITLGAFHTFKKLGIGFLDIGDYLAIGAIFAATDSVCTLQVLHQDETPLLYSLVFGEGVVNDATSVVLFNAIQNFDLSSVNPSIALSFLGNFLYLFLASTFLGAATGLLSAYVIKKLYFGRHSTDREVALMMLMAYLSYMLAELFYLSGILTVFFCGIVMSHYTWHNVTESSRVTTRHAFATLSFLAETFLFLYVGMDALDIEKWKFVSDSPGLSVAVSSILMGLILLSRALFILPLSLLSNVMKKNSEEKNITFREQVIIWWAGLMRGAVSMALAYNKFTRSGHTQLQDNAIMITSTITIVLFSTVVFGLLTKPLISLLLPPHRQSSTVSSDANTPKAPLLGSREDSEVDLNGQDLPHPPSLRMLLTAPSHKVHRYWRKFDDSFMRPMFGGRGFAPPAPSSPTDEGA